The Janthinobacterium tructae genome contains the following window.
TCGCCGGATGGCAGCCAGCTGGCCTGGATCAGCTGGGACCACCCGCGCCTGCCGTGGCAAGGCACGGAACTGTGGCTGGCCGACGTGCACGCGGACGGCAGCCTGGGGTCGCCACGCCTGATCGCCGGCGGCGCGCGCGAGTCGATTTGCCAGCCGGAATGGTCGCCGAACGGCTTGCTGCACTTCGTTTCCGACAGCAGCGGCTGGTGGAATTTATACCGCCTGCATGGCGCCGACATCGAGGCGCTGTGCCCGATGGAAGCGGAATTTGCCACGCCGCACTGGACCTTCGGCGCCAGCATGTACGGTTTTCTGTCCGACGACGAGATCGTCTGCACGTATATCCAGGCCGGTATCAGCTACCTGGCGCAATTGAATGTGGCCGAGGCGAAACTGGAGCCGATTCCCCACCCGTACCAGGAAATCCGCGAACTGCGCGTGGGCTCCGGCTTCGTCGCGTTGCTCGGCGGCAGCCCCACCATCGCGCTGGAACTGGCGCGCATCGACCTGTCGAACCACGAACTGGAAGTGCTGGCGCAATCGATCGCGCAATTGCCCGCGCTGGCTTACCTGTCCGTGCCGCGCAGCTTGAGCTTTTCTAGCAGCAACGGCCGCACGGCCTACGCCTTCTTTTATGCGCCCACCAATGGCGACGTGCAGGCGCCCGCAGGCACATTACCGCCCGTCATCGTCATCAGCCATGGCGGCCCCACCAGCATGGCCAGCAATACCTTGAAACTGGCGACGCAGTACTGGACCAGCCGCGGCATCGGCGTGCTCGACGTCAACTATGGCGGCAGCAGCGGTTTCGGCCGCGAATACCGCGACGCGCTGCGCGGGCAGTGGGGCATCGTCGACGTGGAAGACTGCATCGCCGGCGCCCGTTACCTGGCCGCCAACGGCCTGGCCGACCCCGAACGCCTGATCGTGCGCGGCGGCAGCGCGGGCGGCCTGACGACCCTGTGCGCGCTGACCTTCCACGATGTCTTCAAGGCCGGCGCCAGTTACTACGGCGTGTCCGACCTGAAGGGCCTGGACGACGATTCGCACAAGTTCGAATCGCGCTATACAGATTATCTGATCGCCCCCCAGCCGCAGGCCGAAGCGCTGTACCGCGAGCGCTCGCCCATCCACCACACGGATAAGCTGTCGCGCCCGATGATCTTCTTCCAGGGCCTCGATGACAAGGTGGTGCCGCCACAGCAGTCGCAACAGATGGTCGACGCCCTGCAGGCGCGCGGCGTACCCGTCGCGTATGTGCCACTGGAAGGCGAGGGACACGGCTTCCGCAGGGCGGAAAACATCGTGCGCACCTTGGAGGCGGAACTGTATTTCTACCAGCGCGTGTTCGGCCTGCCCGTGGCGGCCGGCGAGCCGCCCGTGCAGATTGCCAATTTGCCCGCATGACCGATCCGCATCTCGACCAGCTCCTGCTTGACGAATTCGCTGCCCTGGAGCAGCACGAACGGATGATCCTGGCCCTGCTGGCCATTGCGGGCGAGCCGGTGGGCAAGCATGCCGTGTATGAACACTTGCAGCGCGCCAATATCGTCGAGCCGGACGGCACGCCGTTTGCCCTGCTCACCGTCACGGGCATGCTGCAGCATTTGACGCGGCACGCGCTGGCGTCCGAGGTGGTGGGACGCGGCTATGCCTGCGAAGCCAAGCTGCGCTGGCCCGCCATGCGCGCGGCCATCGAACACCTGGCGTTCCGCGACCTATGCCAGGCCATCGAAACCATCAACCCCGTGCGCCGCAACTGGGATGGCTATGTGGAATTGCGCAGCTACCGGCAAGGCGTGGCGCGCCTGCGCATCGCCCTCTTGCGCAACGACGAAGTGCGCCAGGTGGCGGCCATCCTGGCCGCCTGCATGGCCTGCTATGAAGCGCAGCAGCTGCATCCGCTGATCGAGATTTTCGGCCGCCCGTTCGAGCCGGAGATGCTGTCTTTCGTCATGCCGCAACTGCAGGATGACATCCTCGCCGTGCTGCTGGGCAACGCCCCGCGCGAGCCGGCCACGGCGCACGCCATCCGCAGCTACGCGCGCGCGCACCACGCGCGCCAGGTGGCGGCCGGCGACCATATCGGCGCCGCCCTGCCGCTGGCCCTGGCCGAGGATGCCCTGCTGTGCGGCGAACTCGACGCCGCCGCGCGCTACCTGGCAGGCCAGCAGGGGCCGCAGGCGCTGTTTGTCGACAGCAGCATCGCCCTGTTGCGCGGAGAACACGCGCACGCCGTGGCGGGCTTTGACACGGCCCTGAAAGGACTGCGCAAGGAGGCGGGCAAGCGCAAGCTGTGCTTTACGGGCATCGGCGGCCACCTGTACGTGCTGGCCCTGCTGCGCGGCAACGACGCCAAGCTGCTGAAAAGCGCGGAAACCTATCTCGATATCGCGCTGCATGCGCAGCCGAACCACGACAGCATCGTCTACCAGCAGTTGAATACCTTGCGCCTGGTGCGTGCCGGCGTCATGCTGGCGGAAAGCATCCCCACGCGCAGCTGGGAAACGGGACTGCAGGCGCAGCTGTTCCAGGCCTTGCTGTACTACTGGCTGGCGCTGCCGCAATTGAGCGAACGCAAGGATCAATTGCGCCTGCTGGTGCAGCAAGCCGACGCAGCCGGCTACGACCTGATCGCCGCGCAGGCGGCCGGCTTGCTGGGCTTGCTGGGCGAGCCGCAGCAGGAGCGCTATGCCACGTCCAAGCGTGCGCAGCATGGCTTGACGGACATGACGCCGTGGTTCGAGCGCCAGGAAGCGTGGCAGCGCCAGCTGAGCGCGCTGATCAACCTGCAGCAGAACGCACCTGCCGAAGCCATCGGCAGCGTCTCGCGCCTGGTGTGGCTGGTGGCGTTCGACCCGCGTTTCGGCCTGACGGCCGTGGAAGTGCGCGAGCAGAAACGCGACGCGCGCGGTGGCTGGAGCAAGGGCCGCGCCATGGGCCTCAAACGCCTGGCAGAGGAAGCGGGCGACATCGATTTCCTCACGCCGCAAGACGCCCGCGCGGCAGGCAGCATCGCACCGTTCAAACAATATTATTCGTCGGCACCGCGCTATGAAATCGAGCTGGACAAGGCCGCTATCTTGCTGGTGGGCCACCCGCTGGTGTTCTGGCTCGACCATCCTGACACGCGCGTGGAACTGATCGCCGGCGCGCCCGAGCTGCTGATCAAGTCGCACGAGGGGCAGCTGTGGCTGGGCATGCAGCCGCCATTACCCGACAACGGCGGCAGCGTCGTGGTGCAGCGCGAAACGCCGACGCGCCTGCGCGTGGTGCACATCCTCGACGAGCACCGGCGCATCGGCGCCATCGTGGGCCTGGGACTGTCCGTACCGCTGCATGCGGAAAAACAGGTGATGCAGGCGATCGGCGCCATTTCATCGATGGTCACCGTGCAATCGGATATCGGCGGTGGCGCCGGCGACGCGGAAGTCATCACGGCCGACCACCGCCTGCACGTGCACCTGCTGCCGTATCAGCAAGGTTTGAAAATGCAGATTTTAGTGCGCCCCCTGCTCGACAACGGCGCCTATTACGCGCCCGGCAGCGGTGCCGAAAGCGTGTTTGCCGACGTGGCGGGCCGGGCCGTGCAAGCGCGGCGCGACCTGAACGGGGAACGCGAAGCGCAGCGCCAGCTGATCGGAAAATGCCTGGTGCTGGAAGAGGCGGAAGAGGAACACGGCGAGTGGCTGCTGGGCCAGCCTGCGCTGGGCCTGCAACTGCTGGTGGAGCTGCAGGCGCTCGATCCCGCTGGCATCGTTCTGGCGTGGCCCGAAGGCGAAACCATGCGCGTGTCGAAACGCATCGACAGCGGCCAGATGCGCTTGAATATCAAGAGCGAAAAAGACTGGTTTGCCGCCAGCGGCGAAGTGCAGATCGATGAAGACAAGGTGATGGATTTGCGCGCCCTGCTCGACTTGATGCAGAACAATAAAAGCCGCTTCGTGGCCCTGGGCGACAACCAGTTCCTGGCCCTCAGCGACGAATTGCACCGCCGCCTTTCCGAGCTGGCCGCATATGGCGAAGCGCATGCCGATGGCGTGCACATCCACCCGCTGGCCGCCTTCGCGCTGGAAGAACTGGCCAACGATGCGGGCGGCGTAAAAGCCGACAAACTCTGGCGCGAACACTTGCTGCGCCTGCGCGCCCTCGACGACTATCAGCCGCAGCTGCCCAGCACCCTGCAGGCGGACTTGCGCGACTACCAGCTGGCCGGCTACGCATGGCTGGCGCGCCTGGCGCACTGGGGCGTGGGCGCCTGCCTGGCCGACGACATGGGACTCGGCAAGACCTTGCAGGCGCTGGCGCTGATCCTGGCGCGCGCGCCCAACGGCCCCACCCTGGTGGTGGCGCCCACGTCCGTGTGCATGAACTGGATCAGCGAAGCGCAGCGTTTTGCGCCCACCTTGAAGGTCAAGCTGTTCGGCAGCGGTGACCGGGCCGACATGCTCGATACCTTGCAACCGTTCGACGTGGTGGTGGCCAGCTATGGCTTGCTGCAGCAGGAAGCGACCCTGTTTGCCGGCGTACGCTGGCATACCATCGTGCTCGACGAAGCGCAGGCGATCAAGAATGGCGCCACCAAGCGCTCGCAAGCCGTGATGGCCTTGCAAGGGGACTTCCGCATGCTGGCCAGCGGCACGCCGCTGGAAAACCACCTGGGTGAATTGTGGAATCTGTTCCGCTTCATCAACCCCGGTTTGCTGGGCACTCTCGACCAGTTTAATTTGCGCTTCGCCGGGCCGATTGAGAAAGATCAGGACAAGCGGGCGGCGGCCGGCGCGCGCTTGCGGCTGCGCCGTCTGATCGCACCGTTCATCTTGCGCCGCACGAAGACGCAAGTGCTGTCGGAGTTGCCGTCGCGCACGGAAATCGTGCTGGAAGTGGAATTGTCGCCGCAGGAAACGGCGCTGTACGAATCGTTGCGCCGCGAAGCGCTGGAAAAGCTGGCCATGGTAGAAGGGCCGGCGTCGAAGAAAGCCATCCAGATCCTGGCCGAAATCATGAAGCTGCGCCGCGCCTGCTGCAATCCGCAACTGGTGGCGCCGGAACTGGGCCTGGCCAGCAGCAAGCTGGCGGCCTTCGCCGAGCTGCTGTCGGGCTTGCTGGAAAACCGCCACAAGGTGCTCGTCTTCAGCCAGTTCGTCGACCATCTGACCCTGATCCGCCAGCACCTGGAACAGCATGGCGTCAGCTATCAGTATCTCGACGGCAGCACGCCCATGCAGGAGCGCAAGCGCCGCGTCGATGCCTTCCAGGCGGGCGAAGGCGATGTTTTCCTGATCAGCCTGAAAGCGGGCGGCATGGGCATCAACCTGACGGCGGCCGATTACGTGATCCACATGGATCCGTGGTGGAATCCGGCCGTGGAAGACCAGGCCTCGGACCGCGCCCACCGCATGGGGCAATTGCGTCCCGTCACGATTTACCGCCTGGTGGCGAAACACACGATCGAGGAAGGCATCGTCGAATTGCACCAGCATAAGCGCGACCTGGCCGACAGTCTGTTGGAAGGCAGCGACGCGGCCGCGCGCATGTCGGCCAGCGACATGCTGGGCATGCTGCAGGAGGGGTTGAAGCAATGAGATTGAAAAAATGCGCGGCGCCACCGCGTTCCATGCGATGATCGTTTTTCCCTGTTTCTATCCCACGCCATGACCGACTTTATCGCCACCAGCGCCGGCCAGCGCGCCACCTTTTTGTGCGGCAAATCCTGGACCGCCTATGTCAGCACCTTCGTCATTGCCGTGCTGCTGTTCTTTGCCGCCCTGCCGCTGGCCTTCAAGTACAACGCGCGCGCCGCCTTCGTCGTGCTGATCGGCTCGGCCCTGATCGTCGGCTACCGCCTGCTGACCATCCGCAGCTATCAGCTGTACTACGATGAGGCGGGCGTGTGGCTGGCGTCCGGCATCTTGCCGTGGAAAAAGAAACTCATGGGCGTCAAATGGCGCGACATGGATGAAGCCGTCTACGAAACCAATTTCTGGAGCTGGCTGTTCCAGTCCTACACGGTGCGCGTCAGCCAGCGCTACACGCAAGACATCGAAATCCACGCCACCGGCATGGCGCGCGGCAAGGATGCCGTGGCGGCCATCAATGCGCGTCAGCAGGAGATGCTGCAAGGCAGCGCCATCGTCGTCTAGCGGGGCTGGCTGGCTTGGCAAAAAACTGCGCAAGCGCGGCAATTAATGCTAATCTTTGGCCGCCCTGGCAAGCAAAGCCAACCTTTCAATAGTTGTTTGTTACTTATATTATCAGTTTATTATTTTCCGATGATAACAAACAGCAAAATATTCAAGAGATGAACTATGCTAATAAAAAATAAAGTTGCGCTCGCCGCATTGATGCTGGCCTTTACCCTGACACCGGCCAGCGCCGCCAAGAAGCCGCAGAAGAACGGCAAGGCCAGTACCAGCAGCAGCAAGAAAAAAACCGTCGCCAAGAAAGCGGCCGTTGTCAGTGCCGCCACGGCAGCCACGGTCGCCGCCGTCGCCAGCGAGAACAGCAGCGACCGCTCCATGAATAACCTGAGCGGCCAGTTCCTCACGGCCCTGTGGCGCATGGACCCGGAAAGCGCGATTTCGGTCGGCAAGTACGATGGCGCCGCCAACCTGAGCATTCCCGACGCGGCCAGCCGCCAGAAGCAACTGGCCTTCATCGAAGAATGGCTGGGCAAGTTCGGCAAGCTGAATGCCAGCAAAATGTCGGACAAGCAACGTACCGACCTGGCCTTGCTGACGAATAAACTGCAATCGGACCGCTGGTATCTGACCACCTTCCGCGAATTCGAATGGAATCCCGCCCAGTACAACGTGGCCGGCTCCATCGACTTCATCCTGAACACGGAATACGCGGCGCAGCCGCAGCGCCTGCGCACCTTGCTCAAGCGCATCGCCAGCGTGCCGCAATACTATGCGGCCGCGCGCGCCAGCATCGTCAACCCCACGCGCGAACACACGCAACTGGCCATCGCCCAGAGCGCCGGCGTGCTCAGCGTGCTTGACGATCTGAACAAGACGGCACAGGCGTCCATCCTGACGCCGCTCGAAAAACAGCTGTACCACACGCGCATCGCCGCGGCCCGCTCGGCCGTGCAAGGATATGCCGCCTGGCTGACGGAGCAGGATGCCGCGCTGGCGCAGAACGGCAACGCGCGCTCCTTCCGCATCGGCAAAGATTTGTACGAACAGAAATTTGCCTACGATATCCAGGCCAGCGTGAGCGCCGAGCAGATGTACCAGAAAGCCCTGGCCGCGCGCGAAAAGTTGCTTGAGCACATGGATAGCCTGTCCGACGAGCTGTGGGTGAAAACCATGGGCGCCACGGCCAAGCCGGCGGACCGCACGGCAAAGATCGGCATGGTGATCGACAAGCTGTCCAGCAATCACGTGGCGCCCGCCGATTTCGTGCCGGAAATCCGCCGCCAGATCCCCGAGTTGCAGGAATGGGTGACCAGCCACAACCTGCTGACGATGGACCCGAAAAAGCCCCTGGTCGTGCGTGAAACGCCCGCTTACCAGCGCGGCGTGGCTGGCGCCAGCATCGAGGCGCCCGGCCCCTACCGTCCGCAGGACCGCACCTATTACAACGTGACGCCGCTCGATGGCGAAACGGCGGAACAGGCGGAAAGCAGCTTGCGCGAGTACAACCACTGGATCTTGCAGATCCTGAACATCCACGAAGCCATCCCTGGCCACTACACGCAACTCGTGTATGCCAACAAGTCGCCGTCGCTGGTCAAGTCCATCTTCGGCAACGGCGCCATGATCGAAGGCTGGGCCGTGTATGGCGAACGCATGATGCTTGAATCGGGCTATGGCAACAATGCGCCGGAAATGTGGCTGATGTATTCGAAGTGGAACTTGCGCAGCGTCACCAACACCATCCTTGACTACAGCGTGCACGTGCAGGGCATGACGCAGGAGCAGGCGCTGGACCTGCTGACGCGCCAGGCCTTCCAGACCAAGCGTGAAGCGACGGAAAAATGGCGCCGCGTGCAGCTGAGCTCGGTTCAGCTGACCAGCTATTTCAGCGGCTACAGCGAAATCATGGACTTGCGCGAACAGCGCAAGCAAGCGCTGGGCAGCAAATTCGTGCTGAAGGATTTCCACGAGCAATTCCTCAGCTACGGCAGCGCCCCCGTGAAAGTCATCAAGGAACTGATGAATTAACTGGCGCTCGCCATCGGCTTGCAAAGGGCGCTGCGGCGCCCTTTTTGCATCCGTTTGCGCCGTCGCAAACCGCCAGCGCCCCTGCCCATTAAGCTGACGGGAAGGCAGGCGCCACCGCACTCCTCACTGGCAATTGCCGATT
Protein-coding sequences here:
- a CDS encoding prolyl oligopeptidase family serine peptidase; the encoded protein is MTSTASSTPYGIWPSPISAAIVAAGASPLTQLALGGADGADVFWLAGRASEAGRNTLLRQRGARVDELTPAPFNVRTRVHEYGGGAYAVAGDTVYFSHFADNCLYRVTGDAAPEALTTGGNTRHADFVVDAARARLIAVREQHPTEGHAHPENCLAAVGFDGHATVLARGHDFYAAPRLSPDGSQLAWISWDHPRLPWQGTELWLADVHADGSLGSPRLIAGGARESICQPEWSPNGLLHFVSDSSGWWNLYRLHGADIEALCPMEAEFATPHWTFGASMYGFLSDDEIVCTYIQAGISYLAQLNVAEAKLEPIPHPYQEIRELRVGSGFVALLGGSPTIALELARIDLSNHELEVLAQSIAQLPALAYLSVPRSLSFSSSNGRTAYAFFYAPTNGDVQAPAGTLPPVIVISHGGPTSMASNTLKLATQYWTSRGIGVLDVNYGGSSGFGREYRDALRGQWGIVDVEDCIAGARYLAANGLADPERLIVRGGSAGGLTTLCALTFHDVFKAGASYYGVSDLKGLDDDSHKFESRYTDYLIAPQPQAEALYRERSPIHHTDKLSRPMIFFQGLDDKVVPPQQSQQMVDALQARGVPVAYVPLEGEGHGFRRAENIVRTLEAELYFYQRVFGLPVAAGEPPVQIANLPA
- a CDS encoding DEAD/DEAH box helicase, with the protein product MTDPHLDQLLLDEFAALEQHERMILALLAIAGEPVGKHAVYEHLQRANIVEPDGTPFALLTVTGMLQHLTRHALASEVVGRGYACEAKLRWPAMRAAIEHLAFRDLCQAIETINPVRRNWDGYVELRSYRQGVARLRIALLRNDEVRQVAAILAACMACYEAQQLHPLIEIFGRPFEPEMLSFVMPQLQDDILAVLLGNAPREPATAHAIRSYARAHHARQVAAGDHIGAALPLALAEDALLCGELDAAARYLAGQQGPQALFVDSSIALLRGEHAHAVAGFDTALKGLRKEAGKRKLCFTGIGGHLYVLALLRGNDAKLLKSAETYLDIALHAQPNHDSIVYQQLNTLRLVRAGVMLAESIPTRSWETGLQAQLFQALLYYWLALPQLSERKDQLRLLVQQADAAGYDLIAAQAAGLLGLLGEPQQERYATSKRAQHGLTDMTPWFERQEAWQRQLSALINLQQNAPAEAIGSVSRLVWLVAFDPRFGLTAVEVREQKRDARGGWSKGRAMGLKRLAEEAGDIDFLTPQDARAAGSIAPFKQYYSSAPRYEIELDKAAILLVGHPLVFWLDHPDTRVELIAGAPELLIKSHEGQLWLGMQPPLPDNGGSVVVQRETPTRLRVVHILDEHRRIGAIVGLGLSVPLHAEKQVMQAIGAISSMVTVQSDIGGGAGDAEVITADHRLHVHLLPYQQGLKMQILVRPLLDNGAYYAPGSGAESVFADVAGRAVQARRDLNGEREAQRQLIGKCLVLEEAEEEHGEWLLGQPALGLQLLVELQALDPAGIVLAWPEGETMRVSKRIDSGQMRLNIKSEKDWFAASGEVQIDEDKVMDLRALLDLMQNNKSRFVALGDNQFLALSDELHRRLSELAAYGEAHADGVHIHPLAAFALEELANDAGGVKADKLWREHLLRLRALDDYQPQLPSTLQADLRDYQLAGYAWLARLAHWGVGACLADDMGLGKTLQALALILARAPNGPTLVVAPTSVCMNWISEAQRFAPTLKVKLFGSGDRADMLDTLQPFDVVVASYGLLQQEATLFAGVRWHTIVLDEAQAIKNGATKRSQAVMALQGDFRMLASGTPLENHLGELWNLFRFINPGLLGTLDQFNLRFAGPIEKDQDKRAAAGARLRLRRLIAPFILRRTKTQVLSELPSRTEIVLEVELSPQETALYESLRREALEKLAMVEGPASKKAIQILAEIMKLRRACCNPQLVAPELGLASSKLAAFAELLSGLLENRHKVLVFSQFVDHLTLIRQHLEQHGVSYQYLDGSTPMQERKRRVDAFQAGEGDVFLISLKAGGMGINLTAADYVIHMDPWWNPAVEDQASDRAHRMGQLRPVTIYRLVAKHTIEEGIVELHQHKRDLADSLLEGSDAAARMSASDMLGMLQEGLKQ
- a CDS encoding DUF885 domain-containing protein; amino-acid sequence: MLIKNKVALAALMLAFTLTPASAAKKPQKNGKASTSSSKKKTVAKKAAVVSAATAATVAAVASENSSDRSMNNLSGQFLTALWRMDPESAISVGKYDGAANLSIPDAASRQKQLAFIEEWLGKFGKLNASKMSDKQRTDLALLTNKLQSDRWYLTTFREFEWNPAQYNVAGSIDFILNTEYAAQPQRLRTLLKRIASVPQYYAAARASIVNPTREHTQLAIAQSAGVLSVLDDLNKTAQASILTPLEKQLYHTRIAAARSAVQGYAAWLTEQDAALAQNGNARSFRIGKDLYEQKFAYDIQASVSAEQMYQKALAAREKLLEHMDSLSDELWVKTMGATAKPADRTAKIGMVIDKLSSNHVAPADFVPEIRRQIPELQEWVTSHNLLTMDPKKPLVVRETPAYQRGVAGASIEAPGPYRPQDRTYYNVTPLDGETAEQAESSLREYNHWILQILNIHEAIPGHYTQLVYANKSPSLVKSIFGNGAMIEGWAVYGERMMLESGYGNNAPEMWLMYSKWNLRSVTNTILDYSVHVQGMTQEQALDLLTRQAFQTKREATEKWRRVQLSSVQLTSYFSGYSEIMDLREQRKQALGSKFVLKDFHEQFLSYGSAPVKVIKELMN